The following are encoded in a window of Pseudokineococcus lusitanus genomic DNA:
- a CDS encoding FadR/GntR family transcriptional regulator: protein MRAHEQVLAHLEAELVAGRVALGGRLPAERALAEQLGVSRGSVREAVRVLEAMGVVRTAVGSGPDAGAVVVGDPAASMGLALRLHAATSRLPVRDVVATRVLLETWAVAEAARRCAAAASPADGGSGSAAAAPDLAEADRLLAAMDRAVEEAPDDAARFHALDAEYHVALATAAGNAVVEAVMASLRQAVNAYVMAAVATLPSWPTTARRLRAEHHAVVALVRAGDADAAADAVRAHITGFYAETSLDRRA from the coding sequence GTGCGCGCCCACGAGCAGGTCCTCGCCCACCTCGAGGCCGAGCTCGTCGCCGGCCGCGTGGCCCTCGGCGGCCGGCTGCCGGCGGAGCGCGCCCTCGCCGAGCAGCTCGGCGTCAGCCGCGGGTCGGTCCGCGAGGCCGTCCGCGTGCTGGAGGCCATGGGCGTCGTGCGCACGGCCGTCGGCTCAGGACCGGACGCCGGGGCCGTCGTCGTCGGCGACCCGGCGGCGTCCATGGGCCTCGCCCTCCGGCTGCACGCGGCGACGTCGCGGCTCCCCGTGCGCGACGTCGTCGCCACCCGGGTCCTGCTCGAGACCTGGGCGGTCGCGGAGGCCGCCCGGCGGTGCGCGGCGGCGGCCTCCCCCGCCGACGGCGGGAGCGGCTCGGCCGCAGCGGCTCCCGACCTGGCCGAGGCCGACCGCCTCCTCGCGGCCATGGACCGGGCGGTGGAGGAGGCGCCCGACGACGCCGCCCGCTTCCACGCCCTCGACGCCGAGTACCACGTCGCGCTGGCCACCGCGGCCGGCAACGCCGTCGTCGAGGCGGTCATGGCGTCGCTGCGCCAGGCCGTCAACGCCTACGTCATGGCGGCCGTCGCCACGCTGCCCAGCTGGCCGACGACGGCCCGGCGGCTGCGCGCCGAGCACCACGCCGTCGTCGCGCTCGTCCGCGCGGGCGACGCCGACGCCGCCGCCGATGCCGTCCGCGCGCACATCACGGGCTTCTACGCCGAGACGTCCCTCGACCGACGGGCCTGA